The genomic DNA AAAAATCCCGGGGATGGGATCGTTCGAACCTCCGATGGAACCATAGCAAGGATTGCCGATGAAAAAAATAACCCGCAGGGATTTCCTCGCCCTGATTTCCAAAAGCGCCGCCGTCGCGGCTTTCGCGCAGCTGCTCAGCGCCTGCGGCATCCGGCCGGTGGAGATTCCGCCCACGCCTTCCAGCACGCCCTTCAAACCGTTGCCGCCGATCCTGGATCTGAGTTCGATCGGCAAGGCGGTTGGACCGACCGACGCGGCCGCGCCGTCCGCCACTCCCGAGCCGACGCCATCCGCCACCGGTACGCCCACAGCCGCTCCGCAAGCGGCCTACCTGGCCGTCGCCCGCGGCGGGGACGATCCGGAAGCGCTGGTGCGCGCCGCAATCGGCGCGCTGGGCGGGATGGCAAAGTTCGTCCCCTCCGGCGCCAACGTGCTGATCAAACCCAACGTCTGCACCTCAAATCATTCCTATCTGGACGCCGCCACGACCAATCCGTGGACGGTCGGCGCGCTGGTGAAGATGTGCTTCGAGGCCGGCGCCGGCCGGGTGCTGGTGTTCGATTTCCCGTTCAACGGCTACACCCCGCAAAACTATACCGTCAGCGGGATCGCGGAACAGGTGCTGGCGGCCGGCGGAGAATTGGAAACCCTCGAGGCGGGGAAATTCTGCAAGGCCGCGCTTCCCTCCGGACGCAGCCTGCGCACGGCGGCCTTCTACGGCGAGGTGATCGACGCCGATGTGGTGATCAACGTGCCGATCGCCAAGCACCACAGCGGGGCCGGCCTG from Anaerolineales bacterium includes the following:
- a CDS encoding DUF362 domain-containing protein, with product MKKITRRDFLALISKSAAVAAFAQLLSACGIRPVEIPPTPSSTPFKPLPPILDLSSIGKAVGPTDAAAPSATPEPTPSATGTPTAAPQAAYLAVARGGDDPEALVRAAIGALGGMAKFVPSGANVLIKPNVCTSNHSYLDAATTNPWTVGALVKMCFEAGAGRVLVFDFPFNGYTPQNYTVSGIAEQVLAAGGELETLEAGKFCKAALPSGRSLRTAAFYGEVIDADVVINVPIAKHHSGAGLTLGMKNLMGVVQDRGAIHNDLQARIADLADFVRPELTVIDAVRILTSGGPIGSRANVRVLNTVIASADIVAADAYAASRIFNAYYAVYSDPNRLGYVRIGAENGLGRSDLENLAIEEISVG